A window of Komagataella phaffii GS115 chromosome 1, complete sequence contains these coding sequences:
- a CDS encoding Ammonium permease, with translation MLVFEVFREFDPAVDGSNPKIMANGLFLFTCSSLLIFVVLGIAMFYSGMTQRRSSLSMLGIPLIVTMVTFIVWCVLGYSLTFSNNASTRYIGNFQFAGLRNLERSLLENESAPDNLIPALPHAVFEGLLACVAAALTMPCIAERGRILPMLVFCVVWVILVYCPVAYWEWNSNGWMVDKIDILDYGGGSPVHLVSGFTTLAYSILLGQRDQILIMNKNRYRNSNTGMIVIGTMFLVTGWLGFNAGCSLTLGLASFISVVNTLISSAMASLTWMCVDYYWNRKLSIMGVCSGCITGLVVITPAAGYVNLWSSFIFGFVGGFLVNFATGLKYLIHVDDCLDIFAIHGIGGMIGILLTGLFADKNIAILGFNDIAGGWVNQNYVQLGWEVVGTIVVSLYAFTISFVVLLIINWIPGLRLKVDDEQTLHGGADEWEFGGEFIQDFVEFLRILDPTDYLRNEVEPQLESPAGESYQQEDFQMRDL, from the coding sequence ATGCTAGTGTTTGAAGTTTTCCGAGAATTTGACCCGGCAGTCGACGGGTCGAATCCCAAGATAATGGCGAACGGCTTGTTTCTATTTACATGCTCAAGTCTCCTGATATTCGTTGTGCTAGGAATAGCCATGTTCTATTCAGGGATGACGCAGAGGCGGTCGAGTTTGTCCATGTTGGGCATTCCTTTGATTGTCACAATGGTCACTTTCATCGTGTGGTGTGTTCTTGGCTATTCGTTAACGTTCAGTAATAATGCCTCAACCAGGTACATTGGaaattttcagtttgcGGGTCTGAGAAATTTAGAGAGGTCCTTGCTGGAAAACGAGTCAGCACCAGATAATTTGATCCCTGCTTTGCCACATGCTGTATTTGAAGGTCTGTTGGCCTGTGTAGCTGCTGCTCTTACCATGCCATGTATCGCTGAGAGAGGGAGGATACTACCGATGCTGGTGTTTTGTGTGGTATGGGTGATACTAGTCTATTGTCCCGTCGCTTATTGGGAGTGGAACTCTAACGGCTGGATGGTTGACAAGATCGATATTTTGGACTATGGTGGTGGCTCACCCGTTCATTTGGTTTCTGGGTTCACTACTTTGGCCTATTCGATATTGCTAGGTCAGAGAGACCAAATATTGATTATGAACAAAAATAGGTACAGAAACTCCAACACCGGAATGATTGTCATAGGGACAATGTTTTTAGTTACAGGATGGCTCGGGTTCAATGCCGGTTGCTCGTTAACTTTAGGATTGGCCTCTTTTATCTCTGTTGTGAATACCCTAATTTCATCGGCAATGGCATCGTTAACATGGATGTGTGTGGATTACTATTGGAATAGGAAGCTCTCTATTATGGGCGTTTGTTCTGGATGCATAACTGGGTTGGTAGTGATTACGCCCGCTGCAGGCTATGTTAACCTATGGTCGAGTTTCATATTCGGGTTTGTGGGAGGTTTCTTGGTAAATTTTGCCACAGGCTTAAAGTACCTGATCCATGTTGACGACTGTTTGGACATATTTGCCATACATGGCATTGGAGGAATGATAGGCATTCTCTTGACGGGATTATTTGCTGATAAGAATATTGCCATTTTAGGATTCAACGACATTGCCGGCGGTTGGGTAAACCAGAATTATGTTCAACTTGGATGGGAAGTGGTTGGTACCATTGTGGTTTCCCTCTATGCATTCACTATATCGTTTGTGGTATTGTTGATAATCAATTGGATACCTGGACTGCGAttgaaagttgatgatgagCAAACATTGCATGGAGGAGCAGATGAATGGGAGTTTGGTGGAGAGTTTATACAAGACTTCGTTGAATTTTTGCGGATTTTGGATCCTACAGACTACTTGCGGAACGAAGTCGAACCCCAGCTGGAAAGCCCAGCTGGTGAAAGCTATCAACAAGAAGATTTCCAGATGAGAGACCTTTGA
- a CDS encoding Adapter protein for pexophagy and the cytoplasm-to-vacuole targeting (Cvt) pathway — protein MDSSRHGLHPLQNSLLHQSQMDIYNSITGIRISAIPYNFNSYDQFKQYISASFGIAPADLFLLTAFGIKLKFSMIMNGDVREVYVFDRRFYDGQQMVDDKLDTALESLNQCEMLNMIKPMRSPLENADILRFVSYLKDITNRPNLSTEDLDLNKLRLVLNSLKRSSGWAAALLSDLKKTNYYKKVNEEVLCDNKKEIEIILISHNALIQYTNLMFKTLEKSFNESVDSLIMLQEQSLLENWKSYYQILKGVRFKGNYVLSDLLDEKMLENVAADSKALMGNVNDKLTRLRSRIDSEIISKRVMINDLYESLKKKYLDVPNLNSNSRTENDSDTLNRLTELVNQVVKDSKELPILDELLTTSGGNSTTLSAESVKKINVLVSVFETHSSTIIPQITELSNKLYDEKVEALNLKQDLQRTLLSDTIHKIVGVQLSILKATNLINNDLSKNISNLDFNELKMSIVKDLPLVFGLWLAGNLKKLKWLENFNKVAFKANEILEMLKFIESNYRSKWIDGFSKTNPCVNSNQGQRILALQINEDLKQQFVRDHLASSRIVLKTGSNVPTPGGSKGNSRAPTPEHDPHPPHLNAINKLLHNFNKDYNFGNLRQASEEVVRTHSPATKRDDRFGNQFWLTLIDNITTEDFYHYIDSLKENKVNIKVIKQLEKNLTDLGLGRIYETSNDKVISAGGGTIGPLNSQDTSYMNLLKKFLKNFEINDVTIQINISTLETENGNNNEKEKEPSFSNHELLQGYQRRVKKLESLLYQQSLHQSGPPPINMAYPPIRDYQQRSSANLMTSATATEMLMDTHARIHDTDMKQKRENVDEIQVLQTRIEQLQANLEQTSKERDDEREQKEILHLKLMKRDEEGDEDEKINGLVAANHQLQIRLEALQKQNQELQSLQERNNNEIHASQEREIEALKKQVVQLTEEKTQMSDEKDRLDLSNEHWKTQYEEAAMMKKDLLDNMTAQEQEYKNELNTHIKEVEDLKVKVENLEDEEANLIEIKENYESKLAQNESHFEELESIIKSLYGKLRLVIERTFQNVVTVCLMLEAIGLLMKRDEQYEENDPSNGIRIHRVKGLRSRRRSTTSKAASPLGNDEILELSSQIVAEADKQLVYFHQEPVKELESLETVLDFKFNQDFDKFTRLTYMDQKLLVESVTKRFKDVEQLARKLQKESNYSKTEIDGLIKEVNTRISIKDFKVGDLVLFLPTRDDTINMNMANTVEAVNRRASTVASFETYQPWAAFNVGAPHYFLINDVSKIDLNGRDWVLARIESMEEHKVTREGHRRNVGNPYNLNPDAVWYGVRAKEETVG, from the coding sequence ATGGACTCAAGCAGGCATGGTTTGCATCCGCTGCAAAATAGCCTCCTCCACCAATCACAGATGGACATCTACAACTCAATAACGGGTATCAGGATCTCAGCCATCCCCTACAACTTTAATAGCTATGACCAGTTCAAACAGTACATATCTGCCTCTTTTGGTATCGCCCCGGCAGACTTGTTTCTACTCACAGCATTCGGAATCAAGCTCAAATTCTCCATGATCATGAATGGCGATGTAAGAGAGGTGTACGTGTTTGACAGGAGGTTTTACGATGGTCAGCAAATGGTAGACGATAAGCTGGACACGGCCTTGGAGTCTCTGAATCAGTGTGAAATGCTAAATATGATCAAGCCAATGAGAAGTCCTCTGGAAAACGCAGATATCCTACGGTTTGTGAGTTACTTGAAAGATATCACCAATAGACCTAATCTAAGTACTGAGGACTTGGATCTCAACAAACTGCGGTTGGTTCTGAATTCCCTAAAAAGGAGTTCAGGCTGGGCCGCAGCTCTGTTGAGTGACCTCAAGAAAACTAATTATTACAAGAAAGTCAATGAAGAAGTATTGTGCGACAAtaaaaaggaaattgaAATAATACTGATCTCACACAATGCACTCATACAATATACCAATCTCATGTTCAAGACCCTagaaaaaagtttcaacGAAAGTGTAGACTCTCTGATAATGCTGCAAGAGCAATCTTTActtgaaaattggaagagcTACTATCAGATTTTAAAAGGTGTTCGTTTTAAAGGCAATTATGTTCTAAGTGACCTGCTTGATGAGAAAATGCTTGAAAATGTGGCTGCAGATAGTAAAGCACTCATGGGCAACGTCAACGATAAACTGACAAGATTGAGATCGAGGATTGATTCCGAGATAATTTCCAAGCGAGTAATGATCAATGACTTGTACGAatcgttgaagaaaaaatatctGGATGTTCCTAACTTAAACTCAAACTCACGAACGGAGAATGATAGTGACACTCTCAACCGTCTAACGGAGTTGGTAAACCAGGTTGTCAAAGACTCGAAAGAACTTCCCATACTGGACGAATTGTTGACCACATCTGGCGGAAATTCGACAACTTTGTCAGCAGAATCagtaaagaaaataaaCGTCCTAGTCTCTGTCTTTGAAACTCACTCTTCCACGATTATTCCTCAAATAACGGAATTATCCAACAAACTCTatgatgaaaaagttgaagcGCTGAATTTGAAGCAAGACTTACAGAGAACCCTACTAAGTGACACAATACATAAGATTGTTGGAGTGCAATTGAGCATTTTGAAGGCTACCAACCTTATAAATAATGACCTCTCTAAGAACATCAGCAATCTTGATTTCAACGAGTTGAAAATGTCTATTGTCAAAGATCTACCACTTGTATTTGGTCTGTGGCTCGCTGGTAATCTAAAGAAATTAAAATGGCTGGAGAACTTTAACAAAGTAGCATTCAAGGCTAATGAAATCTTGGAAATGCTCAAATTTATTGAGTCAAATTATCGTTCCAAATGGATTGACGGGTTCAGCAAGACTAATCCATGTGTTAATTCAAATCAAGGACAGCGCATATTAGCATTACAGATAaatgaagatttgaagCAACAATTCGTTCGTGACCATCTAGCTTCCTCCCGCATTGTACTAAAAACTGGCTCCAATGTACCAACTCCAGGCGGCTCAAAGGGAAACAGTAGAGCTCCAACTCCAGAGCATGATCCTCATCCACCACATTTGAATGCTATCAACAAGCTATTGcacaatttcaacaagGATTACAATTTTGGTAATTTGAGACAAGCAAGTGAGGAGGTTGTCAGAACACATTCACCTGCAACGAAGAGGGATGATAGATTTGGTAACCAATTTTGGTTGACTCTTATTGACAACATAACAACAGAAGACTTTTATCACTACATAGATTCcttgaaggaaaacaaaGTGAATATCAAGGTTATCAAACAGCTAGAGAAAAATCTCACTGACCTTGGTTTGGGAAGGATATATGAAACTTCCAATGATAAGGTAATCAGTGCTGGAGGCGGCACTATAGGGCCTTTAAACAGTCAAGATACTAGCTACATGAatttattgaaaaagtttttgaaaaactttgaaattaaTGATGTTACTATCCAAATAAACATTAGTACCTTGGAAACAGAAAACGGAAATAATAAcgaaaaagagaaagagccatctttttcaaatcatgaGTTACTACAAGGTTACCAAAGACGCGtgaagaaacttgaaagtcTTCTCTATCAACAGAGTTTGCACCAAAGTGGACCTCCTCCTATCAATATGGCTTATCCTCCGATAAGGGATTATCAGCAGCGGTCCAGTGCAAATCTGATGACCAGTGCAACGGCAACTGAAATGCTTATGGATACGCATGCCAGAATTCATGATACTGACATGAAACAGAAGCGAGAGAATGTTGACGAAATTCAAGTCCTGCAAACTCGAATCGAACAGCTGCAAGCGAACCTAGAGCAGACTTCTAAAGAAAgagatgatgaaagagaGCAGAAGGAAATTTTGCATTTAAAGCTCATGAAGAGggatgaagaaggtgacgaagatgagaaaaTTAATGGCTTGGTTGCGGCTAACCACCAACTGCAGATACGGTTGGAAGCTCTACAGAAACAGAATCAAGAACTGCAGTcacttcaagaaagaaataatAATGAGATACACGCTTCTCAAGAACGGGAGATTGAAGCTCTCAAGAAGCAAGTAGTCCAACTGACTGAAGAGAAGACACAAATGTCTGATGAAAAGGACAGATTAGATCTCTCCAATGAACATTGGAAGACACAGTATGAGGAAGCTgcaatgatgaagaaagatctGCTAGATAACATGACAGCACAGGAACAAGAATACAAAAACGAATTAAACACACATATTAAGGAGGTCGAAGACTTGAAGGTGAAGGTTGAGAATctcgaagatgaagaggccaatttgattgaaatcaaagagaatTATGAATCTAAACTTGCCCAAAATGAGTCTCATTTTGAGGAGCTTGAATCAATTATCAAGTCTCTCTATGGAAAGTTAAGACTTGTCATTGAGCGGACATTCCAGAATGTCGTCACTGTATGTCTGATGTTGGAAGCAATTGGTCTTTTAATGAAAAGAGACGAACAATATGAGGAGAATGACCCATCTAATGGTATCAGGATACATCGTGTCAAGGGACTGAGAAGTAGAAGGCGATCAACAACGTCTAAAGCAGCCTCCCCCCTTGGCAACGACGAAATTCTAGAGCTCTCTTCACAGATCGTTGCTGAGGCAGACAAACAGCTCGTTTATTTCCACCAAGAGCCAGTCAAAGAGTtagaatctttggagacagtacttgatttcaagttcaatCAGGATTTCGATAAGTTTACTCGCTTAACCTATATGGATCAAAAGTTACTAGTCGAAAGCGTCaccaaaagattcaaagatgtGGAGCAATTGGCAAGAAAATTACAGAAAGAGTCCAACTATTCGAAAACGGAGATCGATGGACTGATAAAAGAAGTAAACACCAGGATTTctatcaaagatttcaaggTTGGAGACTTGGTCTTGTTCTTACCAACCAGAGATGACACTATCAATATGAACATGGCAAATACTGTTGAAGCAGTCAATCGTAGAGCATCTACAGTTGCCTCGTTTGAAACCTATCAACCTTGGGCGGCTTTCAATGTCGGTGCACCGCACTATTTTTTAATCAACGATGTCTCTAAGATTGATCTCAATGGACGTGACTGGGTTCTTGCACGGATTGAAAGCATGGAGGAGCATAAGGTGACTAGAGAGGGTCATAGAAGGAACGTTGGGAACCCTTACAATCTGAATCCTGATGCAGTATGGTATGGAGTTAGAGCAAAGGAGGAGACAGTGGGATGA
- a CDS encoding Replication factor C has protein sequence MSLWADKYRPKTLDDLDYHGKISNMLSSLATSGDFPHLLFHGPSGAGKKTRILATLRQIYGPNIEKLKVDPKVFVTATKRKLEFNVVSSPNHLEITPSDMNNNDRVVIQDLLKEVAQTETIDFTHVADHKNRFKVVIINEAELLTRDAQAALRRTMEKYSANIRLVLVCNSISSIIEPIKSRTLLIRVAAPTDEEMGSVFEKVLRDQPEVAKSFPADETERQQIYSKIAKVTDHNLRTGLLLLEALYSYNPSITTKTPMIMPDWENVIKKLAIGIVTERTVSKLQQSRTDLYELISHSIPAKLILKKLTIEFWRLVDEDSKIKDKDTVKMDIVQQASIFDERLSLGSKDIFHLEGFITKVMVVLEKNVS, from the coding sequence ATGTCATTGTGGGCAGACAAATACAGGCCAAAAACGCTAGACGATCTAGACTATCATGGCAAGATTTCGAATATGCTGAGTTCATTGGCCACGTCGGGTGATTTTCCTCATTTATTGTTCCATGGCCCAAGTGGAGCGGGGAAAAAAACTAGAATATTGGCCACGCTAAGACAAATCTATGGTCCCAACATAGAGAAGTTGAAAGTTGATCCAAAGGTGTTTGTCACAGCAACTAAGAGAAAATTAGAGTTCAATGTGGTGTCGTCTCCTAACCATCTGGAAATCACACCTAGTGACATGAACAACAACGATAGGGTTGTAATCCAAGACCTCTTGAAAGAAGTCGCCCAAACTGAAACCATCGATTTTACACACGTTGCTGACCACAAGAACAGATTCAAAGTTGTCATCATTAACGAGGCGGAACTGTTAACCCGTGACGCTCAAGCAGCTCTGAGAAGGACTATGGAGAAGTACTCCGCAAATATCAGGTTGGTGTTGGTGTGTAATTCTATATCCAGCATCATTGAGCCTATCAAGTCAAGAACGTTACTAATTAGAGTGGCTGCTCCTACGGATGAAGAAATGGGATCGGTTTTTGAGAAAGTTCTGAGAGATCAACCAGAAGTGGCCAAGTCTTTTCCTGCTGATGAGACCGAGAGACAACAGATTTACTCCAAGATTGCCAAAGTTACAGATCACAATTTAAGGACTGGATTATTGCTTCTGGAAGCCTTATACTCTTACAATCCCTCCATAACCACCAAAACCCCAATGATAATGCCAGACTGGGAAAATGTCATCAAGAAATTAGCAATTGGTATCGTCACTGAGAGGACAGTTTCCAAGCTACAGCAGAGTAGAACTGACCTTTACGAGTTAATCTCCCATTCTATTCCAGCCAAACTTATCCTCAAGAAGTTGACCATAGAATTCTGGCGTTTGGTTGACGAAGACTCCAAGATAAAAGATAAGGACACAGTTAAGATGGATATAGTCCAACAGGCTTCCATCTTCGATGAGAGGTTGAGTCTTGGATCAAAAGATATCTTCCATCTAGAGGGTTTCATTACTAAAGTCATGGTGGTACTTGAAAAGAACGTCTCATAG
- a CDS encoding mitochondrial 54S ribosomal protein YmL47, with protein MFGLINQLVKPNFAQFSVGLPTRLGKRFSHELAPRFKHVGKKHKGRITVRTGGSIKGSTVKFGDYGLRLKSVGVRMDANQLKEADNVIMRMMRPVGGKLWRRLCTNIAVCTKGNETRMGKGKGPFDYWAVRVPTGKIVFEVGGENLHEQTAKDAFRKAAAKLPGVFEFVKKSDTPRVGLHDVQKPKSPVNELEKLKQNPTKEFLNVLKSKQREYVLYNGRKR; from the coding sequence CAGATTGGGGAAACGTTTTTCTCACGAGCTGGCTCCAAGATTCAAGCATGTTGGAAAGAAACACAAGGGTAGAATTACTGTTAGAACTGGTGGATCGATCAAGGGATCCACTGTGAAATTTGGAGACTACGGATTGAGACTAAAATCAGTTGGTGTGAGGATGGATGCCAACCAACTAAAAGAGGCCGACAATGTGATCATGAGAATGATGAGACCGGTAGGCggaaaactttggagaagaCTTTGCACGAACATTGCCGTGTGCACCAAGGGTAATGAGACTCGTATGGGTAAAGGTAAAGGGCCCTTTGATTACTGGGCTGTTCGAGTTCCTACAGGTAAAATAGTGTTTGAGGTTGGAGGTGAAAACTTGCACGAACAAACTGCCAAAGATGCTTTTAGAAAGGCTGCTGCCAAACTGCCTGGAGTCTTCGAGTTCGTTAAGAAATCTGATACTCCAAGAGTTGGACTGCACGATGTCCAGAAGCCAAAATCTCCAGTCAATGAGCTAGAAAAGTTGAAGCAAAACCCCACCAAGGAGTTTCTCAATGTGTTAAAGTCCAAACAGAGGGAATACGTCTTGTATAATGGAAGGAAGAGGTAA